From the genome of Pelobacter propionicus DSM 2379, one region includes:
- the fliQ gene encoding flagellar biosynthesis protein FliQ yields the protein MTPELVIQLARRSFEATLLLSAPLLIFSLAVGLLISIFQAVTSINEATLAFAPKIVAVMVAMVIFFPWMMTYMCDFTREIYSFISIMRR from the coding sequence ATGACACCCGAACTGGTAATCCAGCTAGCCCGACGCAGTTTTGAGGCGACTCTCCTCTTATCAGCCCCCCTGCTGATCTTTAGTTTGGCGGTCGGCCTTCTCATCAGCATTTTTCAGGCGGTAACCTCTATCAACGAGGCCACCCTGGCGTTTGCCCCCAAAATCGTTGCCGTGATGGTTGCCATGGTCATCTTTTTTCCCTGGATGATGACCTATATGTGCGACTTCACCCGCGAAATCTATTCCTTCATCTCCATCATGAGGCGCTGA
- a CDS encoding FliO/MopB family protein, producing MKRAVIALLLTLPSYACAAGVPGQEYSFLSSFIQMLAALSIVIGLILITRHFSEKLLKGADANRCASRHIRLVETRAIAPKKALVLIEVGGEYLLLASTESGLSLLKQVEVFEEIEVLEDDGRRRPELFGLFRKSVEKRRN from the coding sequence GTGAAAAGAGCGGTCATCGCGCTGCTCCTCACCCTTCCCTCATATGCCTGTGCCGCTGGAGTTCCCGGCCAGGAGTACAGCTTTCTCTCCAGTTTTATTCAAATGTTAGCGGCTCTATCCATCGTGATCGGGCTGATTCTGATAACCAGACATTTTTCCGAAAAACTGCTGAAAGGTGCAGATGCCAATAGATGTGCTTCGAGGCACATTCGCCTGGTGGAGACACGCGCCATTGCGCCCAAAAAGGCACTTGTTCTCATAGAGGTTGGGGGCGAATATCTCCTGCTGGCCAGTACGGAAAGCGGACTGAGCCTGCTGAAGCAGGTAGAGGTTTTTGAAGAAATTGAGGTTCTTGAGGATGACGGTCGTAGGCGGCCGGAGTTGTTCGGACTATTTCGCAAAAGCGTGGAAAAACGGAGAAACTGA
- the flhF gene encoding flagellar biosynthesis protein FlhF: MLVKTFQAPSMAEALRKVKAELGSDAMILSTKQEKTGGFLGFFRKNVYKVTAAVDPAHKAAPLAPPAMSAAFREQPQRQRTAKEDLENSMLAPLARELRELREKVEVLSRGKETTKNEEPAETVSQPDSLESGLNIQNIPRGDLEEIKKLLLNTLARNQEGDVKTVQWPAVPDGAGTEKPSGTDSSTNASPLAQELSRSGISSDLVETILDALDKLPSGGGNQALKSRLSEVFGRLIRFAGTLKVRKNAPRIIALVGPTGVGKTTTTAKLAAMHAFNRGNKVALITMDIFRVGAIEQLKTYSRIMGIPIEVASTPKELESAVEKHADCDLIFIDTAGRSHKDTEKLNEMKQFFADKIPMEVFLCLSATTKDRELTEILNCFSIFQISKVVFTKIDESESFGNMINVLMKGNLQVAYFTTGQRVPEDIEVATPSKLADMILRGATNE, encoded by the coding sequence ATGCTGGTTAAGACCTTTCAAGCTCCAAGCATGGCAGAGGCTCTGCGTAAGGTTAAGGCGGAACTTGGCTCCGATGCCATGATTCTTTCGACCAAACAGGAAAAGACCGGCGGTTTTTTAGGTTTTTTCCGCAAAAACGTCTACAAGGTGACTGCGGCCGTCGACCCGGCCCACAAAGCCGCTCCGCTCGCCCCGCCTGCGATGTCCGCCGCCTTTCGCGAGCAACCGCAGAGGCAGCGGACTGCCAAGGAAGATCTGGAAAATTCGATGCTTGCTCCACTGGCCCGCGAGCTGAGGGAGCTGCGCGAAAAAGTAGAAGTACTGTCTCGGGGCAAGGAAACGACAAAGAACGAGGAACCAGCGGAGACTGTTTCCCAACCGGACTCCCTCGAAAGTGGCTTAAACATTCAGAATATTCCGCGGGGCGATCTGGAGGAGATCAAGAAGCTGTTACTCAACACCCTTGCCAGGAACCAGGAAGGGGACGTCAAGACGGTTCAGTGGCCTGCCGTGCCGGATGGAGCCGGGACGGAAAAACCGTCCGGCACTGACTCTTCAACCAATGCCTCTCCACTGGCCCAGGAGTTGAGCCGGAGCGGCATATCCAGTGATCTGGTTGAGACGATCCTTGACGCCCTCGACAAACTACCAAGTGGGGGAGGAAATCAGGCGCTCAAGAGCCGCCTTAGTGAGGTGTTCGGGCGCTTGATTCGCTTTGCCGGCACCCTGAAGGTACGCAAGAACGCTCCCCGTATCATCGCACTGGTGGGTCCCACCGGAGTGGGCAAGACCACCACAACCGCAAAACTTGCCGCCATGCATGCATTCAATCGTGGCAACAAGGTTGCGTTGATTACGATGGATATTTTCAGGGTCGGAGCTATTGAGCAACTGAAGACCTATTCACGCATCATGGGCATTCCCATAGAAGTGGCTTCTACGCCAAAAGAACTTGAAAGTGCGGTGGAGAAGCATGCCGACTGCGACCTGATATTTATCGATACGGCGGGGAGAAGCCACAAGGACACGGAAAAGCTGAACGAGATGAAACAGTTTTTCGCGGACAAGATCCCGATGGAAGTTTTCCTCTGCCTGTCGGCTACGACCAAGGATCGGGAGCTGACTGAAATTCTGAACTGTTTCAGCATTTTTCAAATCAGCAAGGTCGTATTCACTAAAATCGATGAGAGCGAGAGCTTTGGCAACATGATCAATGTGCTGATGAAAGGCAATCTGCAGGTAGCTTATTTCACGACAGGACAACGGGTTCCTGAAGACATAGAAGTGGCAACTCCATCCAAGCTGGCTGACATGATCCTGAGAGGGGCGACAAATGAGTGA
- a CDS encoding MinD/ParA family protein — protein MSEVTVKGDQAETLREMARSATKVQGVDSSQGPSVADQHGLRVISVTSGKGGVGKSNVVSNLAIALSTQGKKVLILDADLGLGNLDVLLGLSPPYNLNDVLNGEKSISEIIVDGPAGIKIIPAGSGVQEFTSLGQHEKLKLLDELDMLEEKFDIMIVDTEAGISENVTYFSVAAQEIIVVVTPEPTSITDVYALIKLLATRYSEHHFKVLVNMAKDSEDALEVFRKLANVAGRFLDISLDYLGCVIKDEKVVEAVKRQKAVSELFPDSEAAACFTTLAKRVIESTRHKRLKGNIQFFFRRFLDNPTGT, from the coding sequence ATGAGTGAGGTCACCGTAAAAGGCGATCAGGCTGAAACCTTGCGGGAGATGGCGCGGTCGGCCACCAAAGTCCAAGGGGTTGATTCCTCTCAGGGACCGTCAGTTGCCGACCAGCACGGACTTCGCGTCATATCGGTAACGAGCGGCAAAGGAGGAGTGGGCAAGAGTAATGTCGTCTCCAATCTTGCGATCGCCCTGTCAACACAGGGAAAAAAGGTACTGATCCTTGATGCCGACCTCGGGTTGGGAAACCTGGATGTGCTATTGGGACTCTCGCCACCCTACAATCTGAACGACGTCCTGAATGGCGAGAAGAGCATCTCGGAGATAATTGTGGACGGGCCCGCAGGCATCAAGATTATACCCGCCGGATCCGGCGTTCAGGAGTTCACCAGTCTGGGTCAGCATGAGAAGCTCAAGCTTCTGGACGAACTGGATATGCTGGAGGAAAAGTTCGACATCATGATTGTGGATACCGAGGCAGGGATATCCGAGAATGTGACCTATTTTTCCGTGGCGGCCCAGGAGATCATTGTCGTGGTTACACCCGAACCGACCTCCATCACCGATGTCTACGCCCTGATCAAACTGCTGGCCACTCGCTATTCCGAGCATCACTTCAAGGTCCTCGTCAACATGGCCAAAGACAGTGAGGACGCCCTGGAAGTTTTTCGCAAACTGGCCAACGTGGCTGGCCGCTTTCTCGATATTTCCCTCGACTATCTAGGGTGTGTGATTAAGGATGAAAAGGTGGTCGAGGCGGTTAAAAGGCAAAAAGCGGTTTCTGAACTGTTTCCCGACTCCGAGGCAGCCGCCTGTTTCACTACATTGGCCAAGCGGGTTATCGAATCAACGCGCCACAAGCGCCTCAAGGGTAATATTCAGTTTTTCTTCCGTCGCTTTCTTGACAATCCCACTGGCACCTGA
- the flhA gene encoding flagellar biosynthesis protein FlhA has translation MSNSTVKAIESSGFRKNSDIYVAIALIGVLSLMIIPLPSFLLDVFLAANITIALCILLVCLYTTHPLDFSVFPSVLLVTTLFRLALNIASTRLILLHGSEGVEAAGAVIKAFGQFVVGGNYVVGAVIFLILVIINFVVITKGAGRVAEVTARFTLDAMPGKQMAIDADLSAGLITEKDARSRRLKISREADFYGSMDGASKFVRGDAIAGILIVMVNIFGGLIIGIFQQGMPIQDALTNYTLLTIGEGLVAQIPALIISTAAGIIVTRSADEDNFGNEITGQFLNYPKAFYVSSGVLFLFALIPGLPHFAFLLLSGTTYLAGKMAREKTQVIEEMAALPATAEGEEGIDQASVIRPLDVLELEVGYGLVPMVDASQDGELLERIRSIRRQYAQKLGFVVPPIHIHDNLQLKPYEYNLLIRGARVGGSELTGQYLAMDSGAVTGSIEGVSTTEPVFGLPSVWISSEGRDDAQFKGYTVVDSTTVVATHISEIVKRHAHELVGRQELQQLLDNLAVTAPKVVDELIPNQLNLGTVLRVVKNLLKEGVSIRDMRTILETLADYATLTKDPDVLSEFVRQGLGRFIVDQYKLDDNMLCLVTLNRDVEDIIAEAIQPSDQGGFLAIEPNTAQMIITAIRSMADRFGPSGAQPVLLASPSIRRHVRKLIERFVPHMAVLSHNEIPQNIKIQSLGVVTINAG, from the coding sequence ATGTCAAACAGTACCGTCAAAGCAATAGAATCGAGCGGATTTCGGAAGAATTCCGACATCTATGTGGCTATTGCCCTGATCGGTGTTCTGTCGCTGATGATCATCCCGCTCCCCTCCTTTCTGCTGGATGTTTTTCTGGCAGCCAACATCACCATTGCCCTCTGCATCCTGCTGGTCTGCCTCTATACCACCCACCCGCTGGATTTTTCCGTTTTCCCTTCGGTTCTGCTGGTCACGACACTCTTTCGCCTGGCGCTGAATATCGCCTCCACACGCCTGATCCTCTTGCACGGAAGTGAGGGTGTAGAGGCGGCCGGAGCGGTCATCAAAGCGTTTGGTCAGTTTGTCGTCGGCGGCAACTATGTTGTCGGAGCCGTTATTTTTCTGATTCTGGTAATCATAAATTTTGTGGTTATCACGAAGGGTGCCGGACGGGTTGCCGAGGTTACCGCCCGTTTTACGCTGGATGCCATGCCGGGCAAACAGATGGCCATCGATGCCGATCTTTCGGCCGGCCTGATCACCGAGAAGGACGCCAGGTCACGCCGCCTCAAGATCTCCCGGGAGGCCGACTTCTACGGCTCCATGGACGGCGCCAGCAAGTTTGTGCGCGGCGACGCCATTGCCGGCATCCTTATCGTCATGGTCAATATCTTCGGCGGCCTGATCATCGGAATCTTTCAGCAGGGGATGCCGATTCAGGACGCCCTCACCAACTATACCCTGCTGACCATCGGAGAGGGCCTGGTTGCCCAAATTCCCGCATTGATTATCTCCACAGCTGCGGGCATCATCGTAACCCGCTCTGCCGACGAGGACAATTTTGGTAATGAAATAACAGGGCAGTTCCTGAACTACCCCAAGGCCTTCTATGTTTCCTCAGGGGTACTGTTTCTGTTTGCGCTGATTCCCGGTCTGCCTCACTTTGCCTTTTTGCTGCTTTCGGGAACAACGTATCTGGCCGGCAAAATGGCTCGCGAGAAGACGCAGGTCATAGAGGAGATGGCTGCCTTGCCAGCAACTGCTGAGGGCGAGGAGGGTATTGATCAGGCATCGGTCATTCGCCCCCTGGACGTGCTGGAACTTGAAGTCGGCTATGGCCTTGTACCCATGGTTGACGCCTCCCAGGATGGTGAGCTCTTGGAACGCATTCGCTCCATCCGGCGTCAGTACGCCCAGAAACTTGGGTTTGTGGTGCCTCCCATCCATATCCATGACAATCTGCAGCTCAAGCCGTACGAGTATAACCTGCTTATCCGCGGCGCACGGGTTGGCGGCAGCGAACTTACCGGCCAGTATCTGGCAATGGACTCCGGGGCTGTTACCGGCTCTATCGAAGGGGTCAGCACAACTGAACCGGTTTTCGGGCTTCCCTCGGTCTGGATCAGCTCCGAAGGGCGTGATGACGCTCAGTTCAAAGGGTATACCGTTGTTGACAGCACAACGGTGGTGGCTACACATATCAGCGAAATCGTGAAACGACATGCCCATGAGCTTGTTGGACGCCAGGAGCTGCAACAATTGCTGGACAACCTTGCGGTTACGGCTCCCAAAGTCGTGGACGAACTCATCCCCAACCAGCTTAACCTGGGCACGGTGCTGCGTGTGGTCAAGAACCTGCTGAAGGAGGGCGTTTCGATCCGAGATATGCGCACCATACTGGAGACACTGGCTGACTATGCTACGCTGACCAAGGATCCCGACGTGCTGAGCGAGTTCGTTCGCCAAGGTTTGGGCCGCTTCATTGTCGATCAGTACAAACTTGACGACAACATGCTCTGCCTGGTTACCCTGAACAGGGATGTGGAGGACATCATCGCCGAGGCGATCCAACCTTCGGATCAGGGTGGTTTTCTGGCCATAGAGCCCAATACCGCCCAGATGATAATAACCGCGATCCGCTCCATGGCGGACCGTTTTGGTCCCAGCGGTGCACAACCGGTACTGCTGGCTTCCCCGTCCATCCGCAGACACGTAAGAAAACTGATCGAACGCTTTGTCCCACACATGGCGGTTCTCTCCCACAACGAGATTCCACAGAATATAAAAATTCAATCACTAGGGGTGGTAACCATAAATGCTGGTTAA
- the flgG gene encoding flagellar basal-body rod protein FlgG, with the protein MMRALWTAASGMQAQQKNIDVVAHNLANVNTTGFKRSRADFEDLIYQNQRSTGSPATNTTQVPTGIQIGLGTRLASVSKLFTTGDFSQTGNELDIAIEGDGFFQIQMPDGTTAYSRAGAFKKDDQGRIVTPNGDPLLPEIVIPNNTTKIDIGSDGTVSATQSGQTTPTTVGTIQLALFANPAGLFSMGKNLYKETDSSGTPTTGTPGQDGLGTVAQGMLEMSNVSVAEEMVNMIIGQRAYEANSKAVQAADEMLQTANNLRR; encoded by the coding sequence ATGATGCGCGCACTTTGGACGGCTGCGTCGGGTATGCAGGCACAACAGAAGAACATTGACGTTGTGGCGCACAACCTTGCCAACGTCAATACTACCGGTTTCAAGAGAAGCAGGGCCGACTTTGAGGATCTTATCTACCAGAACCAGAGGTCAACCGGGTCTCCCGCAACCAACACCACACAGGTTCCTACCGGTATCCAGATCGGCCTGGGAACGCGTTTGGCTTCGGTCTCCAAATTATTCACCACCGGCGATTTCAGCCAGACCGGCAATGAACTGGATATCGCCATCGAAGGGGACGGTTTTTTCCAGATCCAGATGCCCGATGGTACAACCGCCTATTCCAGGGCAGGTGCGTTCAAGAAGGATGACCAAGGGCGTATCGTAACTCCGAATGGGGACCCGCTTCTGCCGGAGATCGTAATTCCCAACAACACCACCAAGATTGACATCGGTAGTGATGGAACGGTCTCCGCGACCCAGTCCGGTCAGACAACCCCCACCACCGTCGGTACGATCCAACTGGCACTCTTCGCAAACCCGGCCGGCCTCTTCAGCATGGGCAAAAACCTGTACAAGGAAACGGATTCCTCGGGAACTCCCACAACCGGCACTCCCGGACAAGATGGCCTGGGCACCGTTGCCCAGGGAATGCTTGAGATGAGCAACGTCAGTGTGGCGGAAGAAATGGTCAATATGATCATAGGCCAGCGTGCCTATGAGGCTAATTCCAAGGCGGTGCAGGCTGCGGACGAGATGCTGCAGACCGCCAACAACCTGAGACGTTAA
- the fliP gene encoding flagellar type III secretion system pore protein FliP (The bacterial flagellar biogenesis protein FliP forms a type III secretion system (T3SS)-type pore required for flagellar assembly.), which produces MLPGLSVSRWIHILTLSLLSLALASGLAYAEPATLPSLSIGVGTATKPGEFTTTIQIFFLLTILSLAPGLLIMTTAFTRIVVVLSFLRTAMGTQGAPSNQVILGLSMFLTFFIMSPVWQQINNEAYQPWKAQQISQTIAIDRAIMPVRRFMLSQTREKDLALFVSLSNLPRPKNANDIPTLTIIPAFMISELRTAFQIGFLIYIPFIVVDMVVASVLMSMGMMMLPPVMISLPFKILLFVLVDGWGLVISSLVKSFG; this is translated from the coding sequence ATGTTACCGGGCCTGTCCGTTTCCAGGTGGATACACATTCTAACGCTTTCCCTGCTATCCTTGGCATTGGCGTCAGGTCTGGCTTACGCGGAACCGGCAACACTCCCCTCCCTATCCATCGGTGTAGGAACGGCCACCAAGCCGGGGGAATTTACCACAACGATCCAGATTTTTTTCCTGCTCACCATCCTTTCGCTTGCTCCCGGATTATTAATCATGACCACGGCGTTTACCCGTATCGTGGTGGTATTATCCTTTTTACGCACAGCCATGGGAACACAGGGGGCTCCATCAAATCAGGTTATCCTGGGTCTTTCCATGTTTTTAACCTTCTTTATCATGAGTCCGGTATGGCAGCAGATCAACAACGAGGCATACCAACCCTGGAAGGCGCAACAGATATCCCAGACAATCGCCATTGATCGGGCGATTATGCCGGTGAGACGTTTCATGCTTTCCCAGACCAGAGAGAAGGATCTGGCACTGTTTGTAAGCCTCTCCAATCTACCTCGTCCAAAAAACGCAAATGATATTCCTACATTAACCATTATTCCCGCATTCATGATATCCGAACTCCGCACCGCTTTTCAGATCGGGTTTCTTATCTATATTCCCTTTATCGTGGTCGACATGGTAGTTGCGTCGGTGCTCATGTCCATGGGTATGATGATGCTCCCGCCAGTCATGATTTCGCTTCCATTCAAGATTCTTCTGTTTGTTCTTGTGGATGGCTGGGGGCTGGTAATAAGCTCCCTGGTCAAGAGTTTTGGATAA
- the flgF gene encoding flagellar basal-body rod protein FlgF: protein MNSGMYAALSGSIAAMKRMDTISNNLANVNTPGFKKDKMLFESMLAGTSNPPAVPQSSTADPIMQKESVYIDYGVGSASQTGNPLDFAIDGDGFFVIQTPQGRAYTRQGNFRLSVDGTLVTADGFPVLGQDDVIRIQGGQVDVNSRGEVTVDGTPTGTMISIVDFPKPYNLTKVSSAQFVPANPQATPQAATGSIRQGQLEGSNVDTITEMVQMIETTRYFDACQRVIKGFDDMVGKAANDLGKL, encoded by the coding sequence ATGAACAGCGGCATGTATGCGGCACTGTCTGGCAGTATTGCGGCAATGAAGCGAATGGACACCATCAGCAACAACTTGGCCAATGTCAATACTCCCGGATTCAAAAAGGACAAGATGCTCTTCGAGAGCATGCTGGCCGGCACCTCCAATCCTCCGGCCGTACCGCAGAGCAGCACGGCTGATCCGATCATGCAGAAGGAAAGCGTGTATATCGACTACGGGGTTGGTTCCGCTAGCCAGACCGGCAATCCCCTTGATTTCGCAATTGACGGGGACGGTTTCTTTGTCATCCAGACACCACAAGGACGGGCTTACACACGCCAGGGCAATTTCCGGTTGTCTGTCGATGGAACCCTGGTCACCGCCGACGGGTTTCCGGTCCTGGGTCAAGATGACGTCATCCGTATTCAGGGCGGGCAGGTGGATGTGAATTCCAGGGGAGAAGTAACGGTTGATGGAACGCCCACGGGAACCATGATCAGTATTGTGGATTTTCCAAAACCGTACAATCTGACCAAGGTCTCCAGCGCGCAGTTTGTTCCCGCCAACCCTCAGGCGACACCCCAGGCAGCGACCGGCAGCATCAGGCAGGGCCAGCTGGAGGGGTCAAATGTGGACACAATTACCGAGATGGTGCAGATGATCGAAACAACACGTTATTTTGATGCCTGTCAGCGAGTCATCAAGGGTTTTGACGATATGGTCGGAAAAGCCGCCAACGATTTAGGCAAGCTGTAA
- a CDS encoding FliA/WhiG family RNA polymerase sigma factor, protein MSSTTKAFNDTDETAPLTREELIVKHMPMARYLVARISPQLPPHLDQQDLMSAAMIGLIHAADRFDPNRGVLFKTFAEQHIRGTIIDELRSYDVLSRTMRDKYKRLSRQLVSLEHQLGRNPTSEEVAESLGIGLEEYYELLDDVHAYSFISIDDSWDDDEGNSLCLGDVLCESEAKSPQQQVMTMQLAEELGKAIDALPEKDRLVVTLYYKEDLRLKEIGEAMGLTESRISQILSQAMVRLRSKLKLHKN, encoded by the coding sequence ATGTCTTCCACCACTAAGGCATTCAACGACACCGACGAAACTGCCCCCCTCACCCGTGAGGAATTGATCGTAAAGCATATGCCCATGGCCCGCTACCTGGTGGCCAGGATTTCTCCTCAACTGCCGCCCCATCTCGATCAACAGGACCTGATGAGTGCGGCAATGATTGGCCTGATACATGCTGCGGACCGATTCGATCCAAATCGGGGGGTTCTGTTCAAGACATTCGCCGAGCAACACATTCGGGGCACGATTATCGACGAATTACGCTCATATGATGTGCTCAGCCGCACGATGCGCGACAAGTACAAGCGCCTGAGCCGGCAACTGGTGAGTCTTGAGCATCAACTGGGACGCAATCCCACCAGCGAAGAGGTGGCTGAATCATTGGGAATCGGACTCGAGGAATACTATGAACTGCTGGACGACGTTCACGCCTACTCATTTATCAGTATTGACGACAGCTGGGATGATGATGAGGGCAATAGCCTCTGTCTCGGTGATGTGCTGTGCGAGAGCGAAGCAAAAAGCCCCCAGCAGCAGGTCATGACGATGCAGCTTGCCGAGGAGCTGGGAAAGGCAATTGATGCTTTGCCGGAAAAAGACCGTCTGGTTGTGACCCTCTACTACAAAGAGGATCTCAGGCTAAAGGAGATCGGCGAGGCCATGGGATTGACCGAATCACGCATTTCCCAGATTCTCAGTCAGGCCATGGTCAGATTGAGGAGCAAGTTGAAGCTGCACAAGAACTAG
- the fliR gene encoding flagellar biosynthetic protein FliR, producing MFPLLPFPSQREIILFALVLGRMAGMFSALPVFGGKRLPLQIRVVAVMAMSLICFPLLNVNAPNIPDDTISLALLALREVMIGITLSFVTQIIFSAVEFSGQIIGMQMGFTMAAIMDPTHGTQSQVMSVMQSLLATLMFLCMSIHHLFIRAIVDSFHIIPLGVWHLNGEIITFLTRATADVFVLGVRLAAPVMVALLLTSVTLGIMARSFPQMNVFMISFPLNIGIGFIILGATLPMFFHVLEVSFGSVKEQIDTIFRLMAKGG from the coding sequence ATGTTTCCTCTGCTCCCCTTCCCTTCCCAGCGGGAGATCATTCTCTTTGCGCTCGTGCTTGGCAGGATGGCGGGGATGTTCAGCGCGTTACCGGTATTCGGCGGCAAGCGACTGCCGCTGCAGATCAGGGTCGTCGCCGTGATGGCGATGAGCCTGATCTGTTTTCCCCTTTTGAACGTGAATGCACCCAATATACCCGACGACACTATCTCCCTGGCGTTGCTGGCGCTTCGTGAAGTCATGATTGGCATTACCCTCTCCTTTGTGACCCAGATCATCTTCTCAGCAGTTGAATTCAGCGGGCAAATCATAGGCATGCAAATGGGATTCACCATGGCGGCGATAATGGACCCGACCCACGGCACCCAGAGCCAGGTCATGTCGGTAATGCAAAGTCTTCTGGCCACGCTGATGTTTCTCTGCATGAGCATTCACCACCTGTTCATTCGGGCCATTGTTGACAGCTTTCACATAATTCCCCTTGGCGTCTGGCATCTCAACGGAGAAATAATAACCTTCCTCACCAGGGCAACCGCTGATGTTTTCGTTCTCGGTGTTCGACTGGCAGCTCCGGTAATGGTTGCACTGCTGCTCACCAGCGTGACGCTCGGCATCATGGCTCGCTCTTTCCCCCAGATGAATGTCTTCATGATCAGCTTTCCACTCAATATCGGAATTGGATTTATCATTCTTGGTGCGACACTGCCTATGTTCTTCCATGTTCTCGAGGTGTCGTTCGGTTCCGTCAAGGAGCAGATTGATACAATATTCCGATTAATGGCAAAGGGGGGATGA
- the flhB gene encoding flagellar biosynthesis protein FlhB: MSQDADKHSKTEQPTAKKLEKSREKGSPPTSIMMTSTFTLMVGMICLYVFGSFMMSSIERQSEEILEGVGSFELTEGNVYLLVLKLFFLILVVLAPLVVTVMLTSIASHVIQDGGRFEFQWQRVTFDITKLNPLNGFKRLFNKTALVEILKSFLKLVVIGWIAYRVLKDEVQNIALLADADMVGILAYMGRVAFKIVVHTCGIMLIISILDLMYVKWNYLDGLKMTKQEVKDEHKEQENPEIKGQIKKMQYQAAKRRMTKIIPTADVVITNPTHYAIALKYDRQRMIAPVVVAKGVDIMAQAIKKIAQESSVTLVENRFLARELYDQVEENEAIPETLYAAVAEVLAYVYRLKGKT, from the coding sequence CTGAGCCAGGACGCAGACAAGCATTCCAAAACAGAGCAACCCACTGCAAAAAAACTCGAGAAATCGCGGGAAAAGGGTTCCCCGCCCACCAGTATCATGATGACCTCCACCTTTACCCTGATGGTTGGCATGATCTGTCTGTACGTATTCGGCAGCTTCATGATGAGCAGCATTGAAAGGCAAAGCGAAGAGATCCTGGAAGGGGTGGGCAGCTTCGAACTGACCGAGGGGAATGTATATCTGCTTGTCCTGAAGCTGTTCTTTCTCATACTGGTTGTGCTTGCTCCCCTGGTTGTAACGGTCATGCTGACCTCGATTGCCTCCCATGTGATTCAGGATGGAGGAAGGTTCGAATTCCAGTGGCAACGCGTGACATTTGACATTACCAAGCTAAACCCCCTCAACGGATTCAAGCGGCTGTTCAACAAAACCGCCCTTGTCGAGATCCTGAAATCCTTTCTCAAATTAGTGGTAATCGGCTGGATCGCTTATCGTGTGCTCAAAGACGAGGTCCAGAATATCGCCCTGCTGGCAGATGCGGACATGGTTGGCATACTTGCCTACATGGGGCGCGTTGCATTCAAGATAGTTGTGCACACATGTGGAATCATGCTCATTATTTCCATTCTCGACCTGATGTACGTCAAATGGAACTATCTTGACGGGCTCAAAATGACCAAACAGGAGGTCAAGGATGAGCACAAGGAACAGGAAAATCCCGAGATAAAGGGACAGATCAAGAAAATGCAGTATCAGGCAGCCAAACGACGCATGACTAAAATCATCCCCACGGCCGACGTTGTCATCACCAACCCGACCCACTATGCCATTGCGCTAAAATATGACCGCCAGCGAATGATTGCTCCCGTGGTGGTGGCCAAGGGGGTAGATATCATGGCCCAGGCAATCAAGAAAATCGCGCAGGAGAGCAGCGTCACGCTTGTGGAAAACCGTTTCTTGGCACGGGAACTTTATGACCAGGTCGAGGAAAATGAGGCCATCCCCGAAACACTCTATGCTGCCGTTGCGGAAGTGTTGGCGTATGTGTATCGCCTCAAGGGGAAGACCTGA
- the fliN gene encoding flagellar motor switch protein FliN has product MSDKPESNETEIDRKNLDFILDIPLQVTVELGRTKLLVKDILQLNQGAVVELTKLAGEPLDIFVNSKLVARGEAVVVNEKFGVRLVDIVSPNERVEKIL; this is encoded by the coding sequence GTGAGTGATAAGCCTGAATCAAACGAGACGGAAATAGACAGAAAGAACCTCGACTTCATTCTTGACATCCCCCTTCAGGTCACTGTTGAACTGGGAAGAACTAAGTTACTGGTCAAGGACATACTGCAGTTGAATCAGGGGGCTGTTGTTGAACTCACCAAGCTTGCCGGCGAACCGCTGGACATCTTTGTAAACTCTAAGCTGGTTGCCCGTGGCGAGGCAGTGGTAGTAAACGAAAAATTTGGTGTGCGCCTGGTCGACATCGTCAGCCCCAACGAGCGGGTGGAGAAGATTTTGTGA